From the Nymphalis io chromosome 1, ilAglIoxx1.1, whole genome shotgun sequence genome, one window contains:
- the LOC126770766 gene encoding cytochrome b-c1 complex subunit 7-like — protein sequence MALRTTAVLYNSLSKWAYNLSGFNKYGLHRDDCLYEDEDVQEALRRLPGHVVDERNFRMIRAIQLSMQKSILPKEEWTKFEEDKLYLTPIVDQVKKERKEREEWEKEY from the exons ATGGCTTTAAGGACTACTGCTGTTCTTTACA ATAGCCTGAGTAAATGGGCTTATAACCTATCAGGATTCAATAAATATg GTCTGCATCGTGACGACTGTTTGTATGAGGATGAAGATGTGCAAGAGGCACTGCGCCGTCTTCCTGGGCATGTAGTAGATGAACGTAATTTCCGTATGATTCGTGCTATTCAACTTTCCATGCAAAAATCGATTCTGCCAAAGGAGGAATGGACTAAATTTGAAGAGGATAAACTCTACCTTACACCCATTGTCGATCAGGTCAAGAAAGAGAGGAAGGAGCGTGAGGAATGGGAGAAAGAATATTAA